The Streptosporangiales bacterium DNA segment CTACCTGTTGAAGGAGGTGCGCGGCACCCGGATCGTGGACGCCGTCCGTACGGCGGCCAAGGGCCAGTCGCTGCTCGCCCCCGCCGCCACCGCCCAGCTGCTGAACCGGATCCGCGCCGACGCCGCCAAGCAGGACCCGCTCAACGCGCTGAGCCGACAGGAGCGACAGGTGCTCGAGCTGATCGGCGAGGGGCTCACGAACCGCGAGATCGGCAGCCGGTTGTTCCTGGCGGAGAAGACCGTCAAGAACTACATCTCCAACATCTTCGTCAAGCTCGGCATCCAACGCCGCACCCAGGCCGCCATCCTCGCCACCCGGCTCCGCGTCGACCGCGGACACCTACCCGAGCGATAGCGCCTGCCGGAGGAACGCGAGCTCCAGGTGGGGCAGGTTCGCCACCAGGTCCTCGTCGGACGGCCGATGCCCCTGGCCGGGCAGCAACAGCGTGCTGTGCGGCTTGCCAGCCGCCGTCAACGCCGCGGACAACCGCAACGTGTGCAGGCTCCACACGTTCGTGTCCAGCAAGCCGTGGACGAGCAGCAGTGGTCTGGACAGGTTCGCCGCGTACGGCAGCAACGAGCTCTCCCGGTAACCCGCCGGCTGGTCGGCGAGCTGCCCGGCGAACCGCTCCTTCCACCGCGCGTCGTACATCCGCTGGTCGGTCACCGGCGCACCGGCGACCGCCGCGTGGAACGTCTCCGGCCGGTGCAGCACCGCCGCGGCGGCGAGGTGGCCGCTGAAGCTCCAGCCACGGATGGCCACCCGGTCGAGGTCGAGATCGCCGTCCCGCTCGGCCACCGCGTGCAGCGCGTCGACCTGGTCGTCGAGTACGGGCCGGAGGATGTCACCGTGCACCGCGCGTTAGAACAGCGGTCCGCGGCCAGGCGTGCCGCGCCCGTCCGGGGTCAGCACGACGAAGCCGTGCTCGGCGAACCACTGCGACAGCAGGTAGTGCCACGAACGGCACGCCAACACCACCTGCAGCGCGGGACCGGCATACGGGTTGATCAGCACCGGCAACTGTCCCGCACCCGGCTCGTGCCAGGACGGCCGGAAGACCGCGGTCCGCTGCTCACGCGCACCCGCGCGGACCAGCTCGACCCGCAGCTCGAGCTTCGGCGCCTCCGCCTCGGCCGCCAGGGCCCGACCGTCGACCGACGTGCGTTGCCCGTCCCAGGTGCGACTCTCGAGCACGGTGGTACCGGCTCGGCGCTGCCCGTCGTGCACACCGCTGCCCGCACTGAGCCGGCGCAGCGTGCCGTCGTACGCGTAGACGTGCATCTCCGTGGGGTCGTCCTGCGCAACGAATGTGACGGTGTCGTCGGACGCGGTGACGTGCCGCACCTGCAGGCCGGGTGGCGTGACGTACGCGCCGTCGACGAGCAACCGGTACGTGTCGGTGTCGTGGTCGCGCTCGACCCAGACGACCTCCCCGGCCGCCGTGCGCGCCGGAACCCCGGCAGGCACCGTCACCCAGGCGCGGTCGGTGACTTCGCGGACCACCGAGGTGGCGCCTGTCTGCGGCGCCACCTCGAGCAGCTGCACGCGGCGTTGGTCCCGGCTCTGCACGGCGAGCAGCGGGTTGCCGTGCTGCCACTCGACCCGCACGAGGTACTCGAAGGCGTCGCGGTCCCACTGCACCTCGCGTGCCGTGCCATCCAGCCCGACCAGCTGCAGCGTCACGTCCGCACCGGCCGCCCCCACCGCGGCATACCGGCAGCGGCGTGGTTCCACGTCCGGCTGCGCCGGATCGGCCAGGTGCAGGACCGGCAGCGGGCTCTCGTCCACGCGGAGGGCGAGCAGCCGTTGGCCGTCGGGCGCCCACCAGAAGCCGCGGCCGCCTTCGACCGCCGTCCACGCCGCGAACTCCGCGAGCCCGATGCTGACGTCCGGCCCTTCCGGCTCGACGAGCACGGCGTCGTTCGTACCGTCCACGTCCACCAGCCGCAGCGCGCGCTCACGTACGTACGCCACCTTCGCGCCGCCGGGGTCGAGG contains these protein-coding regions:
- a CDS encoding response regulator, encoding MIKVFLLDDHEVVRQGVRALLAEEPDIEVVGEAGNASQALARVPALAPDVAILDVRLPDGNGVEICRELRDRLPSLACIMLTSFADDDALLQAVMAGAAGYLLKEVRGTRIVDAVRTAAKGQSLLAPAATAQLLNRIRADAAKQDPLNALSRQERQVLELIGEGLTNREIGSRLFLAEKTVKNYISNIFVKLGIQRRTQAAILATRLRVDRGHLPER
- a CDS encoding prolyl oligopeptidase family serine peptidase gives rise to the protein MHGDILRPVLDDQVDALHAVAERDGDLDLDRVAIRGWSFSGHLAAAAVLHRPETFHAAVAGAPVTDQRMYDARWKERFAGQLADQPAGYRESSLLPYAANLSRPLLLVHGLLDTNVWSLHTLRLSAALTAAGKPHSTLLLPGQGHRPSDEDLVANLPHLELAFLRQALSLG